The following proteins are encoded in a genomic region of Rickettsiales bacterium:
- a CDS encoding TadE family protein: MMIANAGLVSGRKTVQQQGALLARLISCEKAAAAVEFAIIIPLLLVLVFGIIECCIVSYQITTLDGALTLAAREGATGAPDVSDSGVVGGKRWNNMRTLLLERAGGMFDPHNIEVSATAYPDFASVGANGKGRAGSLGAPNEVVAYSVSYPYPMLPFMQSLFGSRGRIFATALVKNEAFAVTRSSASQSSSSSAGASQASSAQPQAQPAAAAVPRVVPAATIVPTAHMRACTPLC; encoded by the coding sequence ATGATGATCGCAAATGCCGGATTAGTTTCCGGTCGCAAGACGGTGCAGCAGCAGGGCGCTCTACTGGCGCGGCTCATCTCTTGCGAAAAAGCGGCCGCGGCGGTTGAGTTTGCGATTATAATCCCACTACTTCTGGTTTTAGTATTCGGCATTATTGAATGCTGTATTGTCTCGTATCAGATCACCACGCTGGACGGGGCCCTCACGCTAGCTGCCCGTGAAGGTGCAACGGGCGCGCCGGATGTAAGCGACAGCGGTGTCGTGGGCGGCAAGCGCTGGAACAATATGCGCACATTGCTGCTGGAACGCGCGGGCGGTATGTTCGATCCCCATAATATAGAAGTATCAGCAACCGCTTACCCAGATTTCGCAAGTGTCGGCGCGAATGGCAAGGGAAGGGCGGGCAGTCTTGGTGCGCCCAATGAAGTGGTTGCTTACAGTGTTTCCTATCCCTATCCCATGCTGCCCTTCATGCAGTCACTCTTCGGCAGTCGCGGCAGGATATTTGCCACCGCGCTCGTGAAGAACGAAGCCTTTGCCGTAACCCGTTCATCCGCATCGCAATCGTCATCGTCTTCCGCAGGAGCATCGCAAGCTTCTTCCGCGCAGCCACAGGCCCAGCCTGCTGCAGCGGCGGTGCCGCGCGTAGTGCCTGCAGCGACGATCGTTCCGACCGCGCATATGCGCGCCTGCACGCCGCTTTGTTAG
- a CDS encoding TadE/TadG family type IV pilus assembly protein, translating to MRKTAVHGKKLRGAIHTIITSNEGSALVEFAICLPIILLLFYGGVEVARYLLIVKKLQDSATQVASIITSTDPVKTTLTKSDMDAIATGAFLRTISPYANGKNAFVIISDIYADPDATSPGTPTVKWRYCGGEMNLEPRAHKSTLLIASRFGNVGAPADLSSLSAIDAHTSSAPFTLESGDEIVVAEVFYDFHPIIENSITNGVISARRLYFSALSVPRFAHLNGLVGTTFKGNCG from the coding sequence ATGCGCAAAACTGCGGTTCATGGGAAGAAACTGCGCGGCGCGATCCACACTATAATAACGAGTAATGAGGGCAGTGCACTGGTAGAATTTGCCATATGCCTGCCGATTATCCTACTGCTGTTTTACGGCGGCGTAGAAGTGGCGCGGTATCTGTTAATTGTAAAGAAGCTCCAGGATTCCGCCACTCAGGTCGCAAGCATCATCACCAGCACCGATCCCGTAAAGACCACGCTGACAAAGAGCGATATGGATGCAATCGCAACCGGGGCTTTTCTGCGCACGATCAGCCCCTATGCCAACGGAAAAAATGCGTTTGTAATTATCAGTGATATTTATGCCGACCCCGATGCTACTTCTCCCGGAACGCCTACAGTGAAATGGCGCTACTGCGGCGGTGAGATGAATCTGGAACCGCGCGCTCATAAAAGCACGCTGCTGATTGCCAGTCGTTTCGGCAATGTCGGCGCGCCTGCGGATCTGAGCAGCCTCTCTGCAATCGATGCCCATACCTCTTCCGCTCCCTTTACGCTGGAGTCAGGCGATGAGATTGTTGTCGCGGAAGTATTTTACGACTTTCATCCTATCATAGAAAACAGCATCACCAATGGCGTGATTTCTGCAAGAAGGCTTTATTTCTCGGCGCTCAGCGTTCCGCGATTTGCGCATCTGAACGGGCTGGTCGGCACCACGTTCAAAGGGAACTGCGGATGA
- a CDS encoding Tad domain-containing protein, giving the protein MIVIIAFVLFALIAAAGVAIDMARVESAKDKLEKCLDTAGLAAISKIGDTPNNMTVKHWIQHNVDKYFSVNCRFGYMGMGVIVTGAALSADGNELTLDAVTRQPTKLMSIAGIDSVTVTAHSVVRRAAGDSIELALVLDNTGSMDMRVDPSQTSSAKKIDALKSATRMLINKLNLRNAATPNAWIGIVPFSQAVNIGGTGSPASTWNAGWVKHDNNNEDFGPAEGYNTTCDAYNGRSSTTSGNSGYCTYPGTATHFRATHWYGCVGARAEPYDTSDDTASAAPFPVYEFLSQSAADVANAYPQSSYPQLYQDATYINKLANEWKFSPIRNPDGTTMSGTQYKSLLLNVVNPATVPPASPYPLGPNAYCPPAVTPLTHDRTALLTGISAMQPGGQTIIPVALAWGWRMLSPKWRGAWGGEMGQYGLPYDYNQKGKQKALVFVTDGYNYFFPGSYTAYGKLADGQLGTKDEAKAEQELDRRTLALCSAMKEQGIQIYTVAFGQSDNINSFAPAGAQAEVNGKLMQDCATSPRMYFFAPTNGKLNSAFDAIANSLLNPRVIQ; this is encoded by the coding sequence GTGATCGTCATTATTGCGTTTGTGTTGTTTGCGTTGATTGCAGCGGCGGGCGTGGCCATCGATATGGCAAGAGTCGAAAGCGCAAAGGATAAGCTGGAGAAATGCCTGGATACGGCAGGGCTAGCCGCCATCTCCAAAATCGGCGATACGCCGAATAATATGACCGTCAAACACTGGATTCAGCACAACGTGGATAAATATTTCTCGGTCAACTGCCGGTTCGGCTATATGGGCATGGGAGTGATTGTAACAGGCGCAGCCTTAAGCGCCGATGGTAATGAACTGACGCTCGATGCCGTAACACGCCAGCCCACGAAACTTATGTCGATTGCGGGTATTGATTCTGTAACCGTTACTGCCCATTCCGTTGTCCGGCGCGCGGCCGGTGACAGTATCGAGCTGGCGCTGGTGCTGGATAATACCGGGTCGATGGATATGCGCGTGGATCCGTCGCAGACAAGTTCCGCCAAGAAGATCGATGCGCTTAAGAGTGCGACGCGGATGCTTATTAATAAGCTGAATCTGCGTAATGCGGCTACTCCCAATGCATGGATCGGGATCGTGCCGTTCTCGCAGGCCGTGAATATCGGTGGCACAGGAAGTCCCGCCAGCACATGGAACGCAGGCTGGGTAAAGCATGATAATAATAATGAGGATTTTGGTCCGGCGGAGGGGTATAATACGACTTGCGATGCGTATAATGGCCGTTCATCCACAACATCGGGCAATAGCGGCTATTGCACCTATCCGGGCACGGCGACGCATTTCAGAGCTACACACTGGTATGGCTGCGTGGGCGCACGGGCTGAACCTTATGATACGAGTGATGACACTGCCTCCGCTGCACCGTTTCCAGTTTACGAGTTCTTAAGCCAGTCGGCAGCGGATGTTGCCAATGCTTATCCCCAGTCGTCTTATCCGCAATTATACCAGGACGCTACTTATATAAATAAGCTTGCCAATGAGTGGAAATTCAGCCCCATTCGTAATCCGGATGGCACCACCATGTCCGGCACGCAATATAAATCTCTGCTGCTCAATGTCGTCAATCCGGCCACAGTGCCACCGGCTTCTCCTTATCCGCTGGGACCGAATGCTTATTGTCCACCCGCCGTCACGCCACTTACCCATGACAGAACTGCACTACTGACCGGCATCAGTGCCATGCAGCCCGGCGGGCAGACGATTATCCCGGTCGCGCTGGCTTGGGGCTGGCGTATGCTGTCGCCCAAATGGCGCGGTGCTTGGGGAGGCGAAATGGGACAGTATGGCTTGCCTTATGATTATAACCAGAAGGGCAAGCAAAAGGCGCTGGTGTTCGTTACCGACGGCTATAATTACTTCTTCCCCGGCAGTTACACGGCGTACGGCAAGCTGGCCGACGGACAGCTCGGCACAAAAGACGAGGCAAAAGCCGAGCAGGAACTCGACCGCCGCACATTGGCTCTCTGCAGTGCCATGAAGGAGCAGGGAATCCAGATTTATACGGTTGCCTTTGGCCAGTCTGACAATATTAACAGCTTTGCCCCTGCCGGCGCGCAGGCAGAGGTAAACGGCAAGCTGATGCAGGATTGCGCCACCAGCCCGCGCATGTATTTCTTCGCGCCCACAAACGGCAAGCTCAATTCCGCTTTCGACGCTATTGCGAATTCGCTGCTGAATCCGCGCGTAATCCAATAA
- a CDS encoding NADH-quinone oxidoreductase subunit J: MIIATLVFYLFAIVLVFSALMVIGARNPVHSVLFLILAFFNAAGLFLLIGAEYLAMTLVIVYVGAVAVLFLFVIMMLDVDFASLKQGFLRYLPVGGTVAAVLFGELIFAVMSSLHNTHDVAAKATPIVKDVPNTQAIGNVLYTDYIYAFQVAGLILLVAMIGAIVLTHRTRPGVRRQKIAAQIDRKRSDAVELVKVKPGQGA, from the coding sequence TTGATAATAGCAACCCTGGTGTTTTACCTGTTCGCTATCGTGCTGGTCTTCTCGGCGCTGATGGTGATCGGTGCGCGCAACCCGGTGCATTCGGTGTTGTTCCTGATCCTGGCATTCTTTAATGCGGCGGGGCTCTTTCTTTTGATCGGCGCGGAATACCTCGCGATGACGCTGGTCATTGTCTATGTCGGCGCGGTAGCGGTGTTGTTCCTCTTCGTTATCATGATGTTAGATGTCGATTTCGCAAGCTTGAAACAAGGCTTCCTGCGTTACCTTCCTGTGGGCGGAACGGTAGCGGCAGTACTCTTCGGCGAATTGATCTTCGCGGTCATGTCCTCGCTGCACAACACTCATGATGTGGCAGCCAAAGCAACTCCGATTGTAAAAGACGTTCCCAATACGCAGGCAATCGGCAATGTTCTTTATACAGACTATATATATGCGTTCCAGGTAGCAGGGCTGATCCTGCTGGTAGCGATGATCGGGGCGATCGTGCTCACGCATCGTACGCGTCCGGGTGTGCGCCGTCAGAAGATCGCCGCGCAGATTGACCGCAAGCGTTCCGACGCGGTAGAACTCGTAAAAGTAAAGCCGGGGCAGGGAGCATAA
- the nuoK gene encoding NADH-quinone oxidoreductase subunit NuoK yields MEHTFFGSIGIFHYLAVSSLLFVLGICGIFLNRKNIITILMSVELMLLAVNINLVAFSVYLGDISGQIFAMFVLTVAAAEAAIGLAILVVFFRNRGSIAVEDINAMRG; encoded by the coding sequence ATGGAACATACATTTTTCGGCTCGATAGGTATCTTTCATTACCTCGCTGTATCCTCGCTGCTGTTCGTACTTGGGATTTGCGGAATTTTCCTGAACCGTAAAAACATCATTACGATCCTGATGTCGGTGGAGCTGATGCTGCTCGCCGTCAATATCAATCTGGTGGCGTTCTCGGTTTACCTGGGCGATATCAGCGGCCAGATTTTTGCGATGTTCGTGCTGACCGTAGCGGCAGCCGAGGCGGCGATCGGCCTTGCGATTCTAGTGGTGTTCTTCCGTAACCGCGGTTCGATTGCGGTGGAAGATATTAATGCGATGAGGGGATAA
- the nuoL gene encoding NADH-quinone oxidoreductase subunit L, whose amino-acid sequence METSCLATAVLFLPLIAAVLVGVFVRVIPARLAQLITCGALVTSAVCAGFVFHDVALLGHVQKIKLLEWIDSGDFNVSWAIRVDALTAVMLVVVTWVSSVVHIYSVGYMSHDEHRQRFMAYLSLFTFFMLMLVTSDNLIQLFLGWEGVGLCSYLLIGFWYKKPEANAAAIKAFIVNRVGDFGFALGVAATFLLFGSVQFDVIFGNAAAHAGDTMNFLGNSYHALTLICFLLFIGAMGKSAQLGLHTWLPDAMEGPTPVSALIHAATMVTAGVFLVARCSPLFEQAPSALEFVTVIGALTAFFAASVGLVQNDIKRVIAYSTCSQLGYMFFACGVGAYSAGVFHLMTHAFFKALLFLGAGSVIHAMSGEQDMRNMGGIWKKIPVTYIYMWLGSLALAGMPFFAGYYSKDMILEAAYAAGTRVGEFAYWMGIVAAFMTAFYSWRLLFMTFHGKPRASHDVMHHVHESPAVMLVPLLLLAAGAIAAGYIGRNMLGMVAPEGEFWAGAIKFSESHNVLEAAEHIPHWAGQLPGLVGISGITLAFVFYILAPSIPHKLAEAFRPIYLFLLNKWYFDEAYDVIFVQTAKRFGAHLWKFWDTKVIDGLGPNGAAWVSAQFGKCASRLQTGYLYHYAFAMLIGLVFIASSVLFMAGGH is encoded by the coding sequence ATGGAAACAAGCTGTCTGGCCACTGCCGTTTTGTTTCTCCCGCTGATTGCTGCGGTGCTTGTGGGCGTCTTCGTGCGCGTGATACCTGCGCGCCTCGCGCAGCTCATCACCTGCGGTGCGCTTGTCACAAGCGCTGTGTGCGCTGGCTTCGTATTCCATGATGTAGCATTGCTCGGCCATGTGCAGAAAATCAAACTGCTGGAATGGATCGATTCCGGTGACTTCAATGTCAGCTGGGCCATCCGCGTGGATGCGCTGACGGCGGTAATGCTGGTCGTCGTGACTTGGGTATCCTCCGTAGTGCATATTTACTCCGTCGGCTATATGAGCCATGACGAACACCGCCAGCGTTTCATGGCGTATCTGTCGCTGTTCACCTTCTTCATGTTGATGCTCGTGACCTCCGATAACCTGATCCAGCTCTTCCTCGGCTGGGAAGGTGTAGGTCTCTGCTCCTACCTGCTGATCGGGTTCTGGTACAAGAAGCCGGAAGCTAACGCTGCTGCGATCAAAGCATTTATCGTCAACCGTGTTGGTGATTTCGGTTTCGCGCTCGGCGTAGCGGCAACATTCCTGCTGTTCGGCTCCGTGCAGTTCGACGTGATCTTCGGCAACGCAGCTGCGCATGCGGGCGACACAATGAACTTCCTCGGCAATAGCTATCACGCGTTGACGCTGATCTGCTTCCTGCTGTTTATCGGCGCGATGGGTAAGTCGGCTCAGCTCGGTCTGCACACCTGGTTGCCGGACGCAATGGAAGGCCCGACTCCGGTTTCCGCCCTCATCCATGCCGCGACGATGGTAACCGCAGGCGTATTTCTCGTGGCTCGCTGCTCGCCGCTGTTTGAGCAGGCTCCGTCCGCGCTGGAATTCGTGACTGTCATCGGCGCGCTCACAGCTTTCTTCGCGGCCAGCGTCGGCCTCGTACAGAACGACATCAAGCGCGTGATTGCTTATTCCACCTGCTCGCAGCTCGGTTATATGTTTTTCGCTTGCGGTGTCGGTGCTTATTCCGCTGGCGTATTCCACCTGATGACGCACGCCTTCTTCAAGGCGCTGCTGTTCCTTGGGGCCGGTTCCGTCATCCACGCCATGTCCGGCGAACAGGACATGCGCAATATGGGCGGTATTTGGAAAAAGATTCCCGTTACCTATATCTATATGTGGCTAGGTTCGCTCGCGCTGGCCGGTATGCCGTTCTTCGCAGGCTACTATTCCAAGGATATGATTCTCGAAGCGGCTTATGCTGCAGGAACCCGTGTCGGTGAGTTTGCTTACTGGATGGGCATTGTGGCTGCATTCATGACGGCATTCTATTCCTGGCGCCTGCTGTTCATGACGTTCCACGGCAAGCCGCGCGCTTCGCATGATGTCATGCACCATGTGCATGAATCCCCGGCCGTAATGCTCGTTCCGCTGCTGCTGCTCGCAGCCGGTGCGATTGCCGCAGGTTACATTGGCCGCAACATGCTGGGCATGGTAGCGCCGGAAGGTGAATTCTGGGCAGGGGCGATCAAATTCAGCGAATCGCATAATGTGCTTGAAGCGGCAGAACATATTCCGCACTGGGCCGGTCAGTTGCCGGGTCTGGTCGGTATCTCCGGTATCACGCTGGCATTCGTATTCTATATTCTGGCTCCCTCCATTCCGCATAAGCTGGCAGAGGCTTTCCGTCCAATCTACCTGTTCCTGCTGAACAAGTGGTATTTCGATGAAGCATATGACGTGATCTTCGTGCAGACGGCAAAACGCTTCGGCGCACATCTGTGGAAGTTCTGGGACACAAAAGTGATCGACGGGCTGGGACCCAACGGCGCGGCATGGGTATCTGCCCAGTTTGGCAAATGTGCCAGCAGGCTGCAGACCGGCTATCTTTATCATTACGCTTTCGCCATGCTGATCGGGCTTGTATTTATTGCTAGCAGCGTGTTGTTTATGGCAGGGGGACATTAA
- a CDS encoding NADH-quinone oxidoreductase subunit M — MDFITSHLLSVLIFLPLVGVAFILLTGACEKTSKTVALLVTLVDFALSIPLWLNFDNSTSGFQFQETHSWFEGAHISYHLGIDGISLFMVLLTTFLMPLCILCSWEAITKRVREYMIVFLVLETLMIGVFASLDLLLFYVFFEAVLIPMYIIIGVWGGDRRVYAAYKFFLYTLLGSVLFLLALLYIYYTQGTLDIPALMQKTPDYTLNVQRWLWLAMFASFAVKVPMWPVHTWLPDAHVQAPTAGSVILAGILLKIGGYGYLRFSLPMLPEASHYFAPLMYWLSIVAVIYTSLVALVQTDMKKLIAYSSVAHMGFVTAGMFAFNQQGMEGAIVQMISHGVVSGALFLCVGVVYDRLHTREIARYGGLVNIMPYYAFTFMFFTMASVGLPSTSGFVGEFLVLVGAFKAQTYLAFFIATGLILGAAYALWLYRRVVFGELVKEDLMKMKDMSCREWAIFLPLILAVLWIGIYPHPFLNAMHSSVLHLLSQVGGTHG; from the coding sequence ATGGATTTTATTACTTCTCACCTGCTTTCCGTACTGATCTTCCTGCCGCTGGTGGGCGTTGCGTTCATCCTGCTGACCGGCGCTTGCGAAAAGACCAGCAAGACGGTTGCGTTATTGGTTACGCTTGTGGATTTCGCACTGTCCATTCCGCTATGGCTGAATTTCGACAACAGCACGAGCGGTTTCCAGTTTCAGGAAACGCATTCCTGGTTTGAAGGAGCCCATATCAGCTATCATCTGGGCATTGACGGTATCTCGCTCTTCATGGTGCTGCTGACCACCTTCCTGATGCCGCTGTGCATTCTGTGCAGCTGGGAAGCGATCACCAAGCGCGTGCGCGAATATATGATAGTGTTCCTTGTTCTGGAAACGCTCATGATAGGCGTATTCGCTTCGCTCGACCTGCTGCTGTTCTATGTATTCTTCGAAGCCGTGCTGATCCCGATGTATATCATCATCGGCGTCTGGGGCGGTGATCGCCGTGTTTATGCGGCTTATAAATTCTTCCTCTATACACTGCTGGGCTCGGTGCTGTTCCTGCTGGCGCTGCTCTATATCTATTATACGCAAGGTACGCTCGACATTCCCGCACTAATGCAGAAAACGCCGGATTATACGCTGAACGTCCAACGTTGGCTGTGGCTGGCAATGTTTGCATCCTTTGCCGTGAAAGTGCCGATGTGGCCGGTCCATACCTGGTTGCCGGATGCGCACGTACAGGCGCCGACAGCCGGTTCCGTAATTCTGGCAGGTATCCTGCTGAAGATCGGTGGTTACGGTTACTTGCGATTCTCGCTGCCAATGCTGCCGGAAGCTTCGCATTATTTTGCACCGCTGATGTACTGGCTTAGCATTGTGGCCGTGATCTATACTTCGCTCGTGGCGCTCGTGCAGACGGACATGAAAAAGTTGATCGCCTATTCTTCGGTCGCGCATATGGGATTTGTCACCGCTGGTATGTTTGCTTTCAACCAGCAGGGTATGGAAGGTGCTATCGTCCAGATGATCAGCCATGGTGTGGTTTCCGGCGCACTGTTCCTTTGCGTGGGCGTGGTTTATGACCGCCTGCATACACGTGAAATCGCCCGTTACGGTGGCCTGGTGAACATCATGCCGTATTATGCATTCACCTTCATGTTCTTCACGATGGCTTCTGTAGGTCTTCCGAGCACGAGCGGTTTCGTCGGTGAATTCCTGGTGCTGGTAGGGGCTTTCAAAGCACAGACTTACCTGGCCTTCTTCATCGCCACTGGCCTGATCCTCGGCGCGGCCTATGCGCTGTGGCTCTACCGCCGCGTGGTATTCGGGGAGCTTGTAAAAGAAGACCTGATGAAGATGAAAGATATGAGCTGCCGTGAATGGGCCATCTTCCTGCCGCTGATTCTGGCAGTGCTGTGGATCGGTATCTATCCGCATCCGTTCCTGAATGCTATGCACAGTTCGGTGCTTCATCTTCTGAGCCAGGTCGGAGGGACACATGGTTGA
- the nuoN gene encoding NADH-quinone oxidoreductase subunit NuoN, whose product MVDYSSVAILGKTFNIMDLVAFSRLVPEMVVTVSAIILLIGGVYAKSRLTDRLFLFLSIFVLASILGIMVAFPSAVGTQYFFSHMIVADGFSTAVKMLLLAATLLVLLISDAWLVRDDNQRFEYPVLVLFSLLGMMLMASANNLLALYMGLELSSLPLYVLAGFSRESLKSTEAGLKYFVLGALASGMLLFGMSLVYGFAGSLDFDALAGLFKSSGSVDKGMLFGLVLVITALCFKISAAPFHMWTPDVYEGAPTPITAFFSTAPKVAAVALLVRVLVQPFGPMLHEWQQIVVFVSAASMIVGAFGALMQTNIKRLLAYSSIGHVGYALMGLAAGSEEGISSIGVYFALYVLMSVGAFACILMMQRDGKAKEAISDLAGLSSRSPRMAFALAVFMFSMAGIPPLAGFFGKLYVFLAAMHAGLVTLAVIGVLSSVVACFYYLKVVKVMYFDEPAESFDKEVPALLNLAMYICTAVTVLFFVMPSPLINQAHIAAKALFQ is encoded by the coding sequence ATGGTTGATTATTCTTCGGTCGCAATTCTCGGTAAGACGTTCAATATTATGGATCTGGTTGCTTTCTCACGCCTCGTGCCTGAAATGGTGGTTACGGTTTCGGCTATTATCCTGCTCATCGGCGGTGTATATGCCAAAAGCCGTCTGACCGACAGGCTGTTCCTTTTCCTGAGCATCTTCGTGCTGGCATCCATTCTCGGCATCATGGTGGCCTTCCCCTCTGCCGTGGGTACGCAGTATTTCTTCTCGCACATGATCGTGGCGGACGGCTTCTCTACCGCTGTTAAAATGTTGCTGCTGGCGGCGACGCTGCTGGTGCTCCTGATTTCGGACGCATGGCTCGTGCGTGACGATAACCAGCGCTTTGAATATCCCGTGCTGGTACTGTTCTCGCTTCTGGGTATGATGCTGATGGCTTCCGCGAACAATCTGCTCGCGCTTTATATGGGGCTGGAACTTTCAAGCCTTCCGCTTTATGTGCTGGCCGGTTTTAGCCGCGAATCGCTGAAATCCACCGAAGCCGGGCTTAAATATTTCGTGCTTGGTGCGCTGGCTTCGGGCATGCTGCTGTTCGGCATGTCGCTGGTGTACGGGTTTGCGGGCAGCCTGGATTTCGATGCGCTGGCAGGGCTCTTTAAATCAAGCGGCAGCGTGGATAAAGGCATGCTGTTCGGCCTCGTGCTGGTGATTACCGCACTGTGCTTCAAGATTTCCGCTGCACCTTTCCATATGTGGACGCCCGACGTTTATGAAGGCGCTCCCACGCCGATCACGGCTTTCTTCTCCACCGCTCCCAAAGTAGCTGCAGTGGCATTGCTGGTCCGCGTACTCGTGCAGCCTTTCGGGCCGATGCTGCATGAATGGCAGCAGATCGTCGTGTTCGTATCCGCCGCATCCATGATCGTGGGCGCATTCGGTGCGCTGATGCAGACCAATATCAAGCGCCTGTTGGCCTATAGCTCCATCGGCCATGTCGGCTACGCCCTTATGGGGCTGGCAGCAGGAAGCGAAGAGGGCATCAGCTCGATCGGCGTCTATTTTGCACTTTATGTGCTGATGAGCGTTGGCGCATTCGCCTGCATCCTGATGATGCAGCGTGACGGTAAGGCAAAGGAAGCGATCAGCGATCTGGCCGGTCTTTCCAGCCGCTCGCCGCGCATGGCATTCGCGCTTGCGGTCTTCATGTTCTCCATGGCAGGCATCCCGCCGCTCGCCGGCTTCTTCGGTAAGCTGTATGTGTTCCTCGCGGCGATGCATGCAGGTCTGGTGACGCTTGCCGTCATCGGTGTGCTGAGCAGCGTCGTGGCCTGCTTCTATTACCTGAAAGTCGTCAAGGTCATGTATTTTGACGAACCGGCTGAAAGCTTCGATAAAGAAGTTCCCGCATTGCTGAACCTTGCGATGTATATCTGCACGGCAGTAACGGTGCTCTTCTTTGTCATGCCCAGCCCGCTCATTAACCAGGCGCATATAGCTGCAAAGGCATTATTTCAATGA
- a CDS encoding biotin--[acetyl-CoA-carboxylase] ligase: MKSFAKPNLLNDYHLLSYEELDSTNEEARRIAEGGGSHGAVIWAKRQTAGRGRMGRLWVSAEGNLFCSLLLRPDCAQDVAAQLSFVAALAATETLSSIIPDGDDIHCKWPNDILLGEKKIGGILLESFETADMTTGSNKMVRWVVVGVGINVDSCPGSTDIPATYLKEAGVEIISAKIVLSRFIHHFITLYDMWANKGFAPIRKLWLKHAFRIGKSIEVRLPKETYTGIFEGIDTSGHLLLKSAGKKRMAISAGDVFW, encoded by the coding sequence ATGAAATCATTCGCCAAGCCCAATCTGCTCAACGACTACCATCTGCTCTCCTACGAAGAGCTGGATAGTACGAACGAGGAAGCAAGACGGATTGCGGAAGGCGGCGGTTCCCACGGCGCGGTCATCTGGGCCAAGCGCCAGACGGCGGGCAGGGGACGCATGGGGCGTCTCTGGGTGTCGGCTGAAGGCAATCTGTTCTGCTCGCTCCTGCTGAGGCCGGACTGTGCGCAGGATGTGGCCGCACAGCTTTCTTTCGTGGCGGCGCTTGCGGCAACGGAAACATTGAGCTCCATTATTCCCGACGGTGATGACATTCATTGCAAATGGCCTAACGACATTCTGCTGGGTGAAAAGAAGATCGGCGGTATATTGCTGGAATCCTTTGAAACAGCGGATATGACCACCGGCAGCAATAAGATGGTGCGCTGGGTTGTGGTCGGCGTAGGCATCAATGTGGATTCATGCCCCGGGAGCACCGATATTCCCGCCACCTACCTCAAAGAAGCAGGTGTCGAGATCATTAGCGCCAAGATCGTGCTTTCACGCTTCATACACCACTTTATTACGCTTTATGACATGTGGGCGAATAAGGGCTTCGCGCCGATTCGCAAATTGTGGCTTAAACATGCTTTCCGTATCGGCAAATCCATCGAGGTTCGCCTGCCCAAGGAAACCTATACCGGGATATTTGAAGGCATCGATACAAGCGGCCATCTGCTGCTGAAATCCGCCGGTAAAAAGCGCATGGCCATCAGCGCGGGTGATGTATTCTGGTAA
- a CDS encoding prepilin-type N-terminal cleavage/methylation domain-containing protein, which produces MKSGFTLIELSIVLVIIGLIVGGILTGQDLIDAATARAQLSQIEKYQTAVRTFQGKFGYFPGDIPEPYATQFGLQARGAYAGQGDGNGVLEGTCSDTSNDNAGDHEGSGELAAFWADLSKAALLDTTILGADNGGAGYPSTHAVSPNVTLTTTPPLSGWLPTAKVGNGNFVYVYALNSTSTNYFAISTVTKLGCTIESTSSPGMTVQQSYMIDKKADDGLPQTGSIVACYVNYDIVNFAIIWAANGTTGAGTNGCIPASSATVTNYATTNCYDNNGVAGTETYSTSRNATSRNCALSFKFQ; this is translated from the coding sequence ATGAAATCAGGCTTCACACTCATTGAACTTAGCATCGTACTGGTCATCATCGGCTTGATTGTCGGTGGCATATTAACAGGCCAGGATCTTATCGATGCTGCAACGGCGCGTGCGCAGCTTTCCCAGATCGAAAAATACCAGACGGCGGTCCGCACTTTCCAAGGTAAATTTGGTTATTTCCCTGGGGACATTCCGGAACCTTATGCGACTCAATTCGGTTTACAAGCGCGCGGTGCTTATGCCGGACAGGGGGATGGTAATGGTGTGCTGGAAGGGACCTGCAGTGACACCAGCAATGACAATGCTGGCGATCATGAAGGAAGCGGTGAACTGGCGGCGTTCTGGGCGGATTTGAGCAAAGCCGCATTGCTGGACACAACCATACTCGGTGCAGATAACGGCGGGGCAGGGTACCCCAGCACACACGCCGTGAGCCCTAACGTGACATTAACAACGACTCCGCCGCTTTCTGGATGGCTGCCTACGGCTAAAGTAGGCAATGGCAATTTTGTATATGTATATGCGCTTAATTCCACTTCCACGAATTATTTCGCCATCTCCACGGTCACCAAACTGGGGTGTACGATAGAATCCACAAGCAGCCCCGGCATGACGGTGCAGCAATCCTACATGATAGACAAGAAAGCGGATGACGGGTTGCCGCAGACCGGCTCCATTGTGGCCTGCTATGTCAATTACGATATCGTAAACTTTGCCATTATATGGGCGGCAAACGGCACCACAGGAGCGGGAACCAACGGGTGTATCCCGGCCTCTTCTGCTACTGTAACGAACTACGCAACAACGAATTGCTATGATAATAACGGCGTAGCGGGAACCGAGACCTACTCTACAAGCAGGAACGCCACCAGTCGGAATTGCGCACTATCATTCAAGTTTCAATAA